Proteins encoded in a region of the Flavobacterium sp. PMTSA4 genome:
- a CDS encoding glycoside hydrolase family 108 protein, producing MNKQRFQLIFSKTLFWEGGEKLHKVADDAGGYTKYGIAYNFNKSHFQSLDEFKKMTLEKASEIAYFNYCVPIKLQLVKEDCQAMLFDMAFNMGVKTAIKCAQRALKLKADGIIGEKTKAALKNLDKETLYYQRMMVYQKIVDKNETQKKFFKGWKNRADYFLETSI from the coding sequence ATGAATAAACAAAGATTCCAATTAATTTTTTCCAAAACCCTTTTCTGGGAAGGGGGCGAAAAACTACATAAAGTTGCTGATGATGCTGGTGGGTACACCAAGTATGGAATAGCATACAATTTTAATAAAAGTCATTTTCAATCATTAGACGAATTTAAAAAAATGACACTTGAAAAAGCTTCTGAAATAGCTTACTTCAATTATTGCGTTCCAATTAAGCTTCAATTAGTCAAAGAAGATTGTCAAGCTATGTTATTTGATATGGCTTTCAATATGGGCGTTAAAACAGCAATTAAATGTGCTCAAAGAGCGTTAAAGTTAAAAGCCGATGGAATTATAGGTGAAAAGACAAAAGCTGCTTTAAAGAACTTAGACAAAGAAACATTGTATTACCAAAGAATGATGGTATATCAAAAGATTGTTGATAAAAATGAAACTCAAAAGAAGTTTTTCAAAGGTTGGAAAAACAGAGCAGATTACTTTTTAGAAACAAGCATATAA
- a CDS encoding hydroxymethylglutaryl-CoA synthase family protein — protein sequence MKVGIDSIAFDIPKIYLPITTLAENRNIEADKLIKGLGLHKMSFLDVHQDVVTMASNAALKLIQQENLNPAEINRIYVGTESGVDSSKPVASYVISNLESVLGERSFKNCDVVDLTFACIGAVDALQNCLDYIRANPSKKAIVIASDNAKYDLNSTGEYTQGAGSIAMLVTANPRILSFSNDVGVGTEGVFDFFKPRRNFTKAEALQLENNPEWNGVLENDINLYKEQPVFDGQYSNQCYISRITEAYEHFKTESHQHGKLYEKWASILMHLPYCFQGRRTFIEIFAKENPELLEAQDGETLKDKMRALTKSPEYTNLVNETIFPSEIASGQIGNIYTGSIFLGLLSTLCHHLKEDTNLTNITFGFIAYGSGSKSKVFEGIVNEHWQKQIEKVKLFEALATCKPIDFSTYEKLHKKELKQAVVAPKNEFYLDKIEKENPVLVGARYYKFA from the coding sequence ATGAAAGTAGGCATTGATAGTATTGCATTTGATATTCCAAAAATATATTTACCCATTACCACTTTAGCGGAAAACCGAAATATAGAAGCCGATAAACTTATTAAAGGCTTAGGTTTACACAAAATGAGTTTTCTTGATGTTCATCAAGATGTGGTTACAATGGCTTCCAATGCTGCTTTAAAATTAATTCAACAAGAAAACCTGAATCCTGCTGAGATTAACCGAATATATGTTGGAACCGAAAGCGGTGTCGACAGTTCAAAGCCTGTTGCCTCCTATGTGATTTCCAATTTGGAAAGCGTTTTAGGCGAACGTAGTTTTAAAAACTGCGATGTAGTCGATTTAACTTTTGCTTGTATTGGCGCTGTTGATGCGTTACAAAACTGTTTAGATTACATTAGAGCCAATCCTTCCAAAAAAGCAATTGTTATAGCTTCTGATAATGCCAAATACGATTTAAATTCTACTGGCGAATATACGCAAGGCGCAGGTTCGATAGCGATGCTTGTTACTGCAAATCCACGAATCTTAAGTTTTTCAAATGATGTTGGTGTTGGCACCGAAGGTGTATTCGATTTTTTTAAGCCAAGACGAAATTTCACAAAAGCAGAAGCCTTGCAACTCGAGAATAATCCAGAGTGGAATGGTGTTTTAGAAAACGACATCAACCTTTATAAAGAACAACCCGTTTTTGATGGTCAATATTCCAATCAGTGTTACATCAGTAGAATTACGGAAGCTTATGAGCACTTCAAAACCGAAAGCCATCAACATGGAAAACTATATGAAAAATGGGCTTCCATTTTAATGCATCTACCTTATTGTTTTCAAGGAAGAAGAACGTTTATTGAAATCTTTGCCAAAGAAAATCCAGAACTTTTAGAAGCACAAGATGGTGAAACCTTGAAAGACAAAATGAGAGCTTTAACCAAAAGCCCAGAATATACTAATCTGGTAAACGAAACTATATTTCCTTCCGAAATTGCTTCAGGGCAAATTGGAAACATTTATACAGGTTCTATTTTCTTAGGCTTGCTTTCTACGCTATGCCATCATTTGAAAGAAGATACCAATTTAACCAACATAACTTTTGGATTCATCGCTTATGGTAGCGGTTCTAAATCAAAAGTATTTGAAGGAATTGTAAACGAACATTGGCAAAAGCAAATTGAAAAAGTAAAACTTTTTGAAGCATTGGCAACTTGTAAACCGATTGATTTTTCTACTTATGAAAAACTGCATAAAAAAGAATTGAAGCAAGCGGTTGTTGCTCCTAAAAATGAGTTTTATTTAGATAAAATAGAAAAAGAAAATCCAGTTTTAGTTGGTGCCAGATATTATAAATTTGCCTAA
- a CDS encoding methyltransferase codes for MAKLTKQQIKEHNIAVELLKKDHLTFDEKVTVFEKWNESANSLNSEAGAFFTPVNFAADFSLTLYDNAKTIDLCAGIGMLSFYAYHYNKCTDITCVELNPQYVEVGKKLLPEANWINASILEYEKFGHFDQVISNPPFGKIKTGLDSDFKTKLDYKGSEFDLITIEIGSKIADYGSFIVPQVSTPFRYSGNKMFMDLRLKSKGYNPYELSVPRKVEKFIRETGLNYNFNLGIDTSYYKNDWKGVSPTCEVVTFEFKEDRETAN; via the coding sequence TTGGCAAAACTTACCAAACAACAAATCAAAGAACACAATATTGCAGTTGAATTACTCAAAAAAGACCACCTAACTTTTGATGAAAAAGTAACTGTTTTTGAAAAATGGAATGAAAGTGCAAATAGTCTAAATTCAGAAGCTGGAGCATTTTTTACACCAGTCAATTTTGCAGCAGATTTTTCACTTACACTTTATGACAATGCCAAAACAATTGATTTATGTGCTGGGATTGGAATGTTATCATTTTACGCTTATCACTATAATAAATGTACTGATATTACTTGTGTTGAATTAAATCCTCAATATGTTGAAGTTGGAAAAAAACTATTACCAGAAGCAAACTGGATTAATGCATCAATTTTAGAATATGAAAAATTTGGTCACTTTGACCAAGTAATATCAAATCCACCTTTTGGTAAAATTAAAACTGGATTGGATTCAGATTTTAAAACCAAACTTGATTATAAAGGTTCTGAATTTGATTTAATCACAATTGAAATTGGTTCAAAAATAGCTGATTATGGTTCATTCATTGTACCACAAGTTTCTACTCCATTCAGATATTCAGGTAACAAGATGTTTATGGATTTAAGATTGAAATCTAAAGGTTATAATCCTTATGAATTATCAGTTCCAAGAAAAGTAGAAAAGTTTATTAGAGAAACTGGTTTGAATTATAATTTCAATCTGGGTATAGATACTTCTTATTATAAAAATGATTGGAAGGGTGTATCCCCAACTTGTGAGGTGGTAACATTTGAATTTAAAGAAGATAGAGAAACAGCGAATTAA
- a CDS encoding recombinase family protein, producing MNKVAIYARVSTSDKQEYERQISDNTRAIYKEDYTEEQIEIFAEKLSGYNKERPELNRMMEIVRANPKAYDCIYVTEISRIGRNPRHTREVIDELSDLMIPVYVGTLGIKTIDNGKVSPIVSIILQVLMEFSHIEAEALKGRMISGKRQRAKDGKFTTHNIAYGYKSDENGFVVIDEIESEIVKLIFDKYQEGIGARVIAQSLNEMNVPTKFNKTRKEKVLKFRTEQVPIKGEDVQWSDTTIFQIIKNPIHYGKMKYKVTDAVTEIVNGKKVTIEPATYDFVDVEPIISKEQFDECNYLRENKIDRNYIGKHEYLLKDIMRCGVCGRKYLGKYIENKSNIYKCASYLKKGCGNGSINISLIESVIYDQVLNADTLLQYLDNPKDLLKTITSELEQSEQLLKNTNKQQADKEKQLENLIVAISKSKNPNFVMFEKLEGELNEEIKSLKEKIKLIRRDIISKKSIVENYNQELATKDMIMKSRFNRPELTAIFKQFIDKIVINQLDKDYILANVFIKVNGVRLESTLKLFIYGRGVRNFGGQNEKVYKYLPITKMENEPAYTDANFKYDKEKHLLENHKELKKLNGNILTVNVDDILDEFKSQMKFGIESDGFLGNKMTIIKKENYIQIDDCFLY from the coding sequence ATGAACAAAGTAGCCATTTATGCGAGGGTTTCAACATCTGATAAACAAGAATATGAAAGACAGATTTCAGATAATACCAGAGCAATATATAAAGAAGATTATACAGAAGAACAAATTGAAATATTTGCTGAAAAACTTTCAGGATATAACAAAGAAAGACCTGAATTAAACCGAATGATGGAAATAGTCAGAGCCAATCCAAAAGCTTATGATTGCATCTATGTAACTGAAATTTCACGTATTGGTAGAAATCCAAGACACACAAGGGAAGTAATAGATGAACTATCAGATTTAATGATTCCAGTATATGTTGGAACACTTGGAATTAAAACAATTGATAATGGTAAAGTAAGTCCAATTGTTTCAATTATACTTCAAGTATTAATGGAATTTAGTCATATAGAAGCTGAGGCGTTAAAAGGTAGAATGATTTCAGGAAAAAGACAAAGAGCAAAGGATGGAAAATTCACTACTCATAATATTGCATATGGATATAAGTCAGATGAAAATGGATTTGTTGTAATAGATGAAATTGAATCTGAAATTGTGAAGTTGATTTTTGATAAATATCAAGAAGGAATTGGTGCAAGGGTAATTGCTCAATCATTGAATGAAATGAATGTTCCAACTAAATTTAATAAAACGAGAAAAGAAAAGGTTTTAAAATTCAGAACTGAACAAGTTCCAATTAAAGGCGAGGATGTACAATGGTCAGATACAACTATATTTCAAATAATAAAGAATCCGATTCATTATGGAAAAATGAAATATAAAGTAACTGATGCTGTTACTGAAATTGTAAATGGCAAAAAGGTTACAATTGAACCAGCAACCTATGATTTTGTTGATGTTGAACCTATTATTAGCAAAGAACAATTTGATGAATGCAATTATCTTAGAGAAAATAAAATTGACCGCAATTACATTGGAAAACACGAATATCTTTTAAAAGATATAATGCGTTGTGGTGTTTGTGGTCGAAAATATCTTGGTAAGTACATTGAGAATAAAAGCAATATTTATAAATGCGCATCATATTTAAAAAAAGGTTGTGGTAATGGTTCAATTAATATAAGTTTAATTGAAAGTGTTATCTATGACCAAGTTTTAAATGCTGATACATTGCTTCAATATTTGGACAATCCAAAAGACTTATTAAAAACTATTACTTCTGAGTTAGAACAATCGGAGCAACTTTTAAAGAATACAAACAAACAACAAGCTGATAAAGAAAAACAGTTGGAAAATTTGATTGTAGCAATTTCAAAAAGTAAAAATCCAAACTTTGTTATGTTTGAAAAATTGGAAGGTGAATTGAATGAAGAAATAAAATCACTCAAAGAAAAAATTAAATTAATCAGAAGGGATATAATATCAAAGAAATCAATTGTTGAAAATTACAATCAAGAATTGGCTACTAAAGATATGATTATGAAATCCAGATTTAACCGCCCTGAATTGACTGCAATTTTTAAACAGTTCATTGATAAGATTGTTATTAATCAATTGGATAAGGATTATATTTTAGCAAATGTATTTATTAAAGTTAATGGTGTTAGATTAGAATCAACTTTGAAGTTATTTATTTATGGTCGTGGAGTTAGAAACTTTGGTGGACAAAATGAAAAAGTTTATAAATATTTACCAATTACAAAAATGGAAAATGAACCAGCTTATACTGATGCAAATTTCAAATATGATAAAGAAAAACATTTATTGGAAAATCATAAAGAACTTAAAAAGTTAAATGGAAATATTTTGACTGTTAATGTTGATGATATATTGGATGAATTTAAATCACAAATGAAATTTGGTATTGAAAGTGACGGGTTTTTAGGTAATAAAATGACCATCATTAAAAAAGAAAACTATATTCAAATTGATGATTGTTTTCTATATTAA
- a CDS encoding PAS domain S-box protein translates to MNNYITFSNLNLLVIISLMIILYVSYFFASKSIKDKLDLKKHSEFEPKEQQYQLFLLFFGLSIPLIEVILEYFKIRNYSYLNINLTVGFILLAFYLLCTRNKFFEKNINYVFMFCFFGYSTFLFYNVFFKDFELVSYVSLIISFFLSYFIFKNIVNYWVYIITVFLLLFAAYSSKLIPDNQIIILICSLILTLCIHTARHLALTETRNKFLFTNLIVNKGNSIILATNKRGEISFCSESVEDILGYSAAEMLGYGYWELTEDEEFIGEAYHNNYVDNRLYVRKLKCKNGDYKYIQWKDKKYTEDIIIGIGQDVTEQVMIQNQYRDLIETANDLIYEIDLEGNLTYTNPFAEIILGYSKEEFLSNKYTNFVREDYVENVIDFYKELPDNSADYPDLVFPIVKKDGESIWVSQKVSVKRDANRKIIGFSIIARDITLIKNLEQEHYFKASKIKVHNEIIKKLTANSYSNKETFYTILKNILQTVATSSGINRVSYWSYHPDGLRCESIYYLDSNRFEKNFFIENTKSPIYFGAIENGQQIVASDVYDNKITYELCEEYFPKNKIKSLLDTPIFFDEKVKGTLCFETVENKKDWDNEDINFARSIADLIAIALESNIRNETQQKLSYKSDILFEIVKNTERFLQSKDNVEIIKNILVTIGKVTNVDILSYYKTNLEKQEFEQNFRWVKGTDTISDLNKKILHVPFELLPEAVEKLKENKPYHSLTRKIKSEKTKAFLEDLKTKSILFLPIFIKDNFHSIIVFTVFENEREWTSDEIITLQTLTNNISYAFERNLNEAIIQENEEKFKLLANNIPGTVHLSKYDEKWSKIYLNDEIETLTGYSKEDFLTQKVKYKDLVLPEDLKIVENRANELFKEQKKIHLVYRIKTKNGITKWVEEFGEPILKDGKIENIVGIFIDITNRKEAEEAIKEKEYAEAANKAKSEFLANMSHEIRTPLNGIIGFTELLRNTKLESIQKKYMDTINHSAISLMEVINNILDFSKIESGKIELNVEKHEIKEIAEQVVELVEFETKNKNLNLKLLINDDLPKYIFIDYIRIKQVLINLLSNAVKFTDKGVIEFSITKIEQIDDESVKIKFSVKDTGIGIKSKNQEKIFEAFSQEDISTTKRFGGTGLGLSISNKLLELMNSKLELESEYNKGSDFYFYLVVKSSNQDNTKESKEKNKIKASLKSNYITEDNLTIYIAEDNKINMLLAKTLVKQIIPNAAILEFENGNEILKETISEKPDLIIMDIQMPVMNGYEATSEIRKKYSSDELPVIALTAGIVLGEREKCIEIGMNDYVSKPIDKENLKSVLNNWIPKP, encoded by the coding sequence TTGAATAATTATATTACTTTTTCAAATTTAAATCTTCTGGTAATCATTTCATTAATGATTATTCTTTATGTGTCTTATTTTTTCGCTAGTAAATCCATTAAGGATAAACTAGATTTAAAAAAACACTCAGAGTTTGAACCCAAAGAACAACAATACCAATTATTTCTTCTCTTCTTTGGATTATCTATTCCGCTTATCGAAGTCATACTTGAATATTTTAAAATTAGAAATTATAGTTATTTAAATATCAATCTTACGGTTGGTTTTATTTTGCTAGCATTTTACTTATTGTGTACAAGAAACAAGTTTTTTGAAAAAAACATTAACTATGTTTTCATGTTTTGTTTTTTTGGATACTCAACATTTCTATTTTATAATGTTTTTTTTAAAGACTTTGAATTAGTTTCCTATGTAAGTTTAATTATTTCGTTTTTCCTTTCCTACTTCATATTTAAAAACATAGTAAACTATTGGGTTTATATTATTACCGTTTTTTTGTTGCTGTTTGCAGCTTACTCTTCAAAATTAATTCCAGACAATCAAATCATAATTTTAATTTGTTCTTTAATTTTAACGTTATGCATACACACTGCAAGGCATTTAGCATTAACAGAAACCAGAAATAAATTTCTTTTCACCAATCTAATTGTCAATAAAGGAAACTCAATAATTCTTGCAACAAATAAAAGAGGAGAAATCTCATTTTGTAGTGAATCGGTTGAAGATATATTGGGTTACAGCGCAGCAGAAATGCTAGGATATGGATATTGGGAACTTACTGAAGATGAAGAATTTATTGGAGAAGCATACCACAATAATTATGTAGATAATCGCCTTTATGTTAGAAAATTAAAATGTAAAAATGGTGATTATAAATACATTCAATGGAAAGATAAAAAATATACTGAAGACATAATAATTGGTATTGGACAAGATGTTACTGAACAAGTAATGATTCAAAATCAATACCGAGATTTAATTGAAACGGCAAATGATTTGATTTATGAAATTGACCTGGAAGGCAATTTAACTTATACAAACCCATTTGCAGAAATAATTCTGGGATACTCTAAAGAAGAATTTTTATCAAATAAATATACAAACTTCGTAAGAGAAGATTATGTTGAAAATGTAATCGATTTTTACAAAGAACTTCCTGATAATTCTGCTGATTATCCTGATTTGGTTTTTCCAATTGTAAAAAAGGACGGAGAATCAATTTGGGTTTCTCAAAAAGTTTCAGTTAAAAGAGATGCCAATAGAAAAATTATTGGTTTTTCAATTATTGCAAGAGACATTACTTTAATAAAGAATTTAGAGCAAGAACATTATTTTAAAGCTTCAAAAATTAAAGTTCATAATGAAATTATTAAAAAATTAACCGCAAACAGTTATTCCAACAAGGAAACATTTTATACCATACTAAAAAACATTCTTCAAACCGTAGCTACAAGTAGCGGTATTAACAGAGTTAGTTATTGGAGTTATCATCCTGATGGATTGCGATGTGAAAGTATTTATTATTTAGACTCTAATCGATTTGAAAAAAACTTTTTTATAGAAAACACAAAAAGCCCAATTTACTTTGGTGCTATAGAAAACGGTCAACAAATTGTAGCTTCCGATGTCTATGATAATAAAATAACCTACGAACTTTGCGAGGAATATTTCCCAAAGAATAAAATTAAATCATTGTTGGATACACCTATATTTTTTGATGAAAAAGTAAAAGGAACATTGTGTTTTGAAACTGTTGAAAACAAAAAAGATTGGGATAATGAAGACATCAACTTTGCTCGTTCTATTGCCGATTTGATTGCCATAGCATTAGAATCAAATATCAGAAATGAAACTCAACAAAAACTATCCTATAAAAGTGATATTTTATTTGAAATTGTAAAAAACACCGAGCGATTTTTACAGTCAAAAGATAATGTTGAAATCATTAAAAACATCCTCGTAACTATTGGAAAGGTAACTAATGTTGACATTCTTTCCTATTATAAAACAAATTTAGAAAAGCAGGAATTTGAACAAAATTTCAGATGGGTAAAAGGAACTGATACTATTTCAGATTTAAATAAAAAAATACTTCATGTACCATTTGAATTATTACCAGAAGCAGTAGAAAAACTGAAAGAAAATAAACCTTATCACTCATTAACAAGAAAAATAAAATCTGAAAAAACTAAAGCTTTTTTAGAAGATTTAAAAACAAAATCAATTCTGTTTTTACCTATTTTCATTAAAGATAATTTCCATTCCATAATTGTATTTACAGTTTTTGAAAATGAAAGAGAATGGACTTCAGACGAAATAATTACGTTACAAACCCTAACCAACAATATTTCATACGCCTTTGAAAGAAACCTAAACGAAGCCATTATTCAAGAAAATGAAGAAAAGTTCAAATTATTGGCAAATAATATTCCAGGAACGGTTCATCTTTCGAAGTATGATGAAAAATGGAGTAAAATTTATCTAAATGATGAAATTGAAACATTAACTGGGTATTCTAAAGAAGATTTTTTAACTCAAAAAGTTAAATACAAAGATTTAGTTCTTCCTGAGGATTTAAAAATTGTTGAAAATAGAGCAAATGAATTATTCAAAGAACAAAAGAAAATTCATTTAGTCTATCGAATTAAAACCAAAAATGGAATTACTAAATGGGTTGAAGAATTTGGTGAACCAATTTTAAAGGATGGTAAAATTGAAAATATAGTTGGAATTTTTATTGATATTACCAATCGCAAAGAAGCTGAAGAAGCAATTAAAGAAAAAGAATATGCCGAAGCGGCTAATAAAGCAAAATCAGAATTCTTAGCCAATATGAGCCACGAAATCAGAACTCCTCTAAATGGAATAATTGGTTTCACCGAACTATTAAGAAATACTAAATTGGAAAGTATACAGAAAAAATACATGGATACTATCAATCATTCTGCCATTTCATTAATGGAAGTAATCAATAATATTCTTGACTTTTCAAAGATTGAATCTGGAAAAATTGAACTTAATGTTGAAAAGCATGAAATTAAAGAAATCGCCGAACAAGTTGTTGAACTGGTTGAATTTGAAACAAAAAATAAAAATTTAAATCTCAAATTACTAATCAATGACGACTTACCTAAGTATATTTTCATTGACTACATAAGAATCAAACAAGTACTTATCAATCTGCTAAGTAACGCTGTAAAATTCACAGATAAAGGTGTTATTGAATTTTCTATAACTAAAATTGAACAGATAGATGATGAATCCGTAAAAATTAAGTTTTCAGTAAAAGATACCGGAATTGGAATAAAATCAAAGAATCAAGAAAAAATATTCGAAGCTTTTTCTCAAGAAGATATTTCTACCACAAAACGATTTGGTGGAACAGGTTTAGGGCTTTCAATATCAAACAAATTGCTCGAATTAATGAATAGCAAACTTGAGCTTGAAAGTGAATACAACAAAGGAAGTGATTTCTATTTTTATTTGGTGGTCAAATCTTCGAATCAGGATAATACAAAAGAAAGCAAAGAAAAAAATAAAATTAAAGCTTCATTAAAATCAAATTATATAACCGAGGATAATTTAACCATATACATAGCTGAGGATAATAAAATAAACATGCTTCTAGCAAAAACACTTGTCAAACAGATAATTCCTAATGCAGCTATACTTGAATTCGAAAATGGAAATGAGATTCTTAAAGAAACCATTTCAGAAAAGCCCGATTTGATAATAATGGACATACAAATGCCAGTTATGAACGGTTATGAAGCAACATCCGAAATTCGAAAAAAGTATTCAAGCGACGAATTACCAGTAATTGCATTAACCGCAGGAATTGTTTTAGGCGAAAGAGAAAAATGTATTGAAATTGGGATGAATGATTATGTTTCAAAACCAATTGATAAAGAAAACCTAAAAAGTGTTTTAAATAATTGGATACCTAAGCCATAA
- a CDS encoding YifB family Mg chelatase-like AAA ATPase, with protein MYTYQFRIPTEVNIDKGIGYHLVGLPDNAIKESSYRIAAALKNNGYELPGKKITINMAPADLRKEGSAYDLTLAIGILAASGQIKADEVDKYLIMGELSLDGSLQPIKGALSIAIKAKEEGFKGFFLPIQNVKEAAIVSGLDVYGVENVLQVIDFFEGKGTLEPTVINTREEFYKTLDFPEFDFADVKGQESIKRCMEIAAAGGHNIILIGPPGAGKTMLAKRLPSILPPMTLKEALETTKIHSVAGKVKDSGLMNQRPFRNPHHTASSVSLVGGGSYPQPGEISLAHNGVLFLDELPEFKREVLEVMRQPLEDREVTISRAKFTITYPSSFMLVASMNPSPGGYFNDPDAPVSSSPAEMQRYLSKISGPLLDRIDIHIEVTPVPFEKLTETRPAESSVEIRKRVTKAREIQSQRFEAFENIHYNAQMSTKQIREYCALDETSLQLLKTAMERLNLSARAYDRILKVSRTIADLEEAETVNSSHIAEAIQYRSLDRDGWLG; from the coding sequence ATCTACACCTACCAGTTTAGAATACCAACTGAGGTGAATATTGATAAAGGAATTGGGTATCACTTGGTGGGTTTGCCCGATAATGCTATTAAAGAAAGCAGTTATCGAATTGCGGCTGCACTGAAAAACAACGGTTATGAACTCCCCGGAAAAAAAATTACTATCAACATGGCGCCAGCCGATTTGCGCAAGGAAGGTTCGGCCTATGATTTAACCTTAGCCATCGGAATCTTAGCCGCATCGGGACAAATAAAAGCCGATGAGGTTGACAAATACTTAATCATGGGCGAATTATCACTCGATGGAAGTTTGCAACCTATAAAAGGTGCGTTGTCTATCGCCATCAAAGCCAAAGAAGAAGGTTTTAAAGGATTTTTTCTCCCAATTCAAAATGTAAAAGAAGCTGCCATAGTTTCGGGATTGGATGTGTATGGAGTAGAGAATGTTCTTCAAGTCATTGACTTTTTTGAAGGCAAAGGAACTTTGGAACCCACAGTTATCAATACCAGAGAAGAATTTTATAAAACCTTAGACTTTCCCGAATTTGATTTTGCCGATGTAAAAGGACAGGAAAGCATCAAGCGATGCATGGAAATTGCCGCTGCTGGTGGTCATAACATCATTTTGATTGGTCCGCCAGGAGCAGGAAAAACGATGCTAGCCAAACGACTGCCGAGTATTTTACCGCCAATGACGTTGAAAGAAGCCTTGGAAACTACCAAAATACACAGTGTTGCCGGAAAAGTAAAAGATTCTGGTTTAATGAACCAACGACCATTCAGAAATCCACATCATACGGCGAGTAGTGTTTCCTTAGTTGGCGGCGGAAGTTATCCGCAACCAGGAGAAATATCGTTGGCACACAATGGTGTTTTGTTTTTAGACGAGTTACCCGAATTCAAACGAGAAGTTCTCGAAGTGATGCGTCAACCGTTGGAAGATAGGGAAGTAACGATTTCGAGAGCAAAATTCACCATAACCTATCCATCATCCTTTATGTTGGTGGCGAGTATGAACCCAAGTCCGGGAGGTTATTTTAACGATCCCGATGCACCCGTAAGTTCATCGCCAGCCGAAATGCAGCGTTATTTAAGTAAAATTTCAGGACCATTATTAGACCGAATAGACATTCACATCGAAGTTACACCCGTTCCGTTTGAAAAACTAACCGAAACACGACCTGCCGAAAGCAGCGTTGAAATTAGAAAGCGCGTTACCAAAGCCAGAGAAATTCAGTCGCAGCGTTTTGAAGCATTTGAAAACATACATTACAATGCGCAAATGAGTACGAAGCAAATTAGGGAATACTGCGCATTGGATGAAACGTCGTTGCAACTTTTGAAAACCGCCATGGAACGATTGAACCTTTCAGCACGTGCCTATGACAGAATTTTAAAAGTATCGAGAACCATAGCCGACTTGGAAGAAGCCGAAACCGTAAATTCTAGCCACATAGCCGAAGCCATTCAGTATAGAAGTTTGGACCGCGATGGTTGGTTGGGTTAG
- the ypfJ gene encoding KPN_02809 family neutral zinc metallopeptidase — MKWDKKESGNFEDRRGMSGGGKAILGGGLIGIVILLLKMFGGETGQTIGNVIEQTQGSQTEQTEGTKTRELSAEEKELGDFSEACFVYNNETWDKIFSENNMQFQEPGMVLFDDGVNTACGSATSASGPFYCPGDKKVYMDLRFFEELKTRFGAEGGDFAIAYVIAHEMGHHIQTLLGTSAKVRQLQANKSQTEANKLSVCLELQADFYAGVWAHYNKNLLEAGDIEEALSAANAVGDDTIQSKMQGHVNQESFTHGSSEQRMEWFMKGYKTGDIKQGDTFSALLN, encoded by the coding sequence ATGAAATGGGATAAAAAAGAAAGCGGCAATTTTGAAGACAGACGCGGAATGTCTGGTGGCGGAAAAGCAATACTTGGTGGTGGATTAATTGGAATCGTAATTTTATTACTGAAAATGTTTGGCGGCGAAACTGGGCAAACAATAGGAAATGTAATTGAACAAACCCAAGGTTCACAAACCGAACAAACCGAAGGAACAAAAACCAGAGAACTTTCGGCGGAAGAAAAAGAACTTGGCGATTTCTCTGAAGCCTGTTTTGTTTACAACAACGAAACTTGGGATAAAATTTTCAGCGAAAACAACATGCAATTTCAAGAACCGGGAATGGTACTTTTTGATGATGGTGTAAACACTGCTTGTGGAAGTGCTACTTCTGCTTCTGGACCGTTTTATTGTCCTGGTGATAAAAAAGTATATATGGATTTACGCTTTTTTGAAGAGTTAAAAACACGATTTGGTGCCGAAGGCGGCGATTTTGCTATTGCTTATGTTATTGCTCACGAAATGGGACATCATATTCAAACGCTTCTAGGAACATCAGCAAAAGTAAGACAACTGCAAGCTAATAAAAGCCAAACGGAAGCCAACAAACTATCGGTTTGCTTAGAACTACAAGCTGATTTTTATGCTGGCGTTTGGGCTCATTATAATAAAAACTTATTGGAAGCTGGCGATATCGAAGAAGCTTTGAGTGCTGCCAATGCGGTTGGCGATGATACTATTCAAAGTAAAATGCAAGGTCATGTAAATCAGGAATCGTTTACTCATGGTTCGTCAGAGCAACGCATGGAATGGTTTATGAAAGGTTATAAAACAGGTGACATCAAACAAGGCGATACTTTTTCGGCATTATTGAATTAA